Proteins encoded within one genomic window of Oncorhynchus keta strain PuntledgeMale-10-30-2019 chromosome 12, Oket_V2, whole genome shotgun sequence:
- the LOC118391452 gene encoding sulfate anion transporter 1-like, which translates to MEEAKVTEVPHLERRVRKRKEPMAILKTKLSRSLSCSMPRVKTTLTGLFPVVLWLPRYKLKEYIWGDLMSGLVIGIILVPQAIAYCLLAGVDPIYGLYTSFFANIIYFFMGTSRHVSVGIFSLMSLMVGQVVDREVYMAGFDLDDTKADGILNVTVESDSSAVNLTMGAFGMECGKECYAISIAAAMTFLVGIYQVLMAVFRLGFVSVYLSAPMLDGFATGASFTILTVQAKYLLGLKIPRHQGYGTVVVTWINILSNIQNTNYCDLITSAICISVLVAGKELQERFKDRLKIPLPTELVVVAIATLASHFGDFHRRYDSNVSGAIPTGFIPPKVPSFGLMPRVAFDAIPLAVISFAFTVSLSEMFAKKNGYTVRPNQEMMAIAFCNIIPSFFHCFTTSAALAKTMVKDSTGCQTQVSSIVSAFVVLLVLLFFAPLFYSLQKCVLACIIIVSLRGALRKFRDVPSKWRISKMDAVVWMVTMSASALISVEMGLVVGVVFSMLCIIVQTQKPKVSLLGQIHDTAHYEDMEEYENLMSLPKVKIFRFQAPLYYANNDFFLKSLYKAVGLAPFLEMTRRRKAEKKGETLAAKEAGRADKTNGEVKVGLGSREFDLHTIILDCSAMPFIDSTGMQTFKGILKDYKEVGVTVLLASCNTTVIDSLSQGSFFGKADKDMENLSFYTVHAAVRFANDRAASTSELSNPVSRELPSCRFSIQP; encoded by the exons ATGGAGGAAGCCAAGGTCACAGAAGTTCCCCACCTGGAGAGGAGGGTCAGGAAGCGGAAAGAGCCCATGGCCATCCTGAAGACCAAGCTGAGCCGTAGCCTGTCCTGCTCCATGCCCAGGGTCAAGACAACCCTGACTGGATTATTCCCTGTGGTGCTCTGGCTGCCCAGGTACAAGCTGAAAGAGTATATCTGGGGTGATCTAATGTCGGGCCTCGTCATAGGCATCATCCTGGTCCCTCAGGCCATCGCCTACTGTCTGCTGGCAGGAGTAGACCCCATCTATGGCCTCTACACTTCCTTCTTCGCCAACATCATCTACTTCTTCATGGGGACCTCCAGGCACGTGTCTGTGGGCATATTCAGTCTGATGAGCCTTATGGTGGGCCAAGTGGTGGACAGAGAGGTGTATATGGCAGGGTTCGATTTGGATGACACCAAAGCAGATGGAATCTTGAATGTGACAGTTGAGTCAGACAGCTCAGCCGTCAACCTGACCATGGGGGCCTTCGGCATGGAATGTGGGAAAGAATGTTATGCCATCAGTATCGCAGCAGCCATGACATTTTTGGTTGGGATTTACCAG GTATTGATGGCTGTGTTTAGACTGGGCTTTGTCTCCGTCTATCTCTCTGCCCCCATGCTGGACGGCTTCGCCACTGGCGCCTCGTTCACCATCCTCACCGTCCAAGCCAAGTACCTCCTGGGGCTCAAGATCCCTCGCCACCAGGGCTATGGAACAGTGGTGGTCACCTGGATCAACATCTTAAGCAACATCCAGAATACCAACTACTGTGACCTGATCACCAGTGCCATCTGCATCTCCGTCCTGGTGGCGGGGAAGGAGCTCCAAGAGCGCTTCAAGGACCGTCTTAAGATCCCCCTGCCCACAGAGCTGGTGGTGGTGGCGATCGCCACACTGGCGTCCCACTTTGGAGACTTTCATAGACGGTATGACTCCAATGTCTCTGGGGCTATCCCCACAGGCTTCATCCCCCCTAAGGTGCCCAGTTTTGGGTTGATGCCCAGGGTGGCCTTCGACGCCATCCCACTGGCTGTGATCAGCTTTGCCTTCACGGTTTCCCTCTCGGAGATGTTTGCCAAGAAGAACGGCTACACCGTTCGCCCCAACCAGGAGATGATGGCCATTGCTTTCTGTAACATCATCCCTTCTTTCTTCCACTGTTTTACCACCAGCGCTGCCCTGGCTAAGACTATGGTGAAAGACTCCACGGGCTGCCAGACTCAGGTCTCCAGCATTGTGAGTGCCTTCGTCGTTCTCCTGGTCCTACTCTTCTTTGCCCCCCTCTTTTACTCCCTCCAGAAGTGCGTCCTGGCCTGTATCATCATCGTCAGCCTGAGGGGTGCGCTCCGTAAATTCAGAGACGTGCCCAGTAAGTGGCGCATCAGTAAGATGGACGCAGTTGTCTGGATGGTGACGATGAGTGCCTCAGCTCTGATCAGTGTGGAGATGGGGCTGGTGGTTGGGGTAGTTTTCTCTATGCTCTGTATCATCGTCCAGACCCAGAAGCCCAAGGTTTCTCTGCTGGGACAGATCCATGACACTGCCCACTACGAGGATATGGAGGAGTATGAAAACCTCATGTCTCTCCCTAAAGTAAAGATATTCCGTTTCCAGGCCCCGCTGTACTATGCAAACAATGACTTCTTCCTGAAGTCCCTGTACAAAGCCGTGGGCTTGGCACCCTTCCTGGAGATGACCAGGAGGAGGAAAGCAGAGAAAAAAGGGGAAACACTGGCAGCGAAGGAGGCTGGGAGAGCCGACAAGACTAATGGAGAGGTAAAGGTAGGGCTGGGTTCCAGAGAATTTGACTTACATACGATCATCCTAgactgctctgccatgcccttcATAGACTCAACAGGAATGCAAACCTTCAAAGGGATCCTTAAAGACTATAAGGAGGTGGGTGTCACGGTGCTGCTAGCGAGCTGCAACACCACGGTCATAGATTCTCTCAGTCAAGGCTCTTTCTTTGGGAAGGCTGACAAAGACATGGAAAACTTGTCATTTTACACTGTACATGCTGCAGTTCGATTTGCCAATGACAGGGCAGCTTCTACATCAgaactctccaaccctgtttctcgagagctaccgtcctgtaggttttcgatccaaccctaa